ATGCACGATCAACAAAACCAACAACCTCGAAAGACAgaatttgtttaagaaaaaattggATTAGTTAACGTTAAAAACAGGATATtgtaaaagagaagaagaaatctTTCTATGAAATAGAAAGAGTAGAAGAAatcttgtaaaagaaaatatgtcgGAAAAGTTTGACAATGAACTTACCTCGTCCTGAAGGTGAATAATAGAGAACTGGTACCTACTCATTCTATTAATAACATCATCTTCATTGAAGTTGTTTTCCATTTGGTTGGACTTTGAGAGAGATAGTACAGTAAAAGTTTGAAGAATGTATAATATCCTTGAACTGATCTTGCCGTTTAATGTTGATGGTAGAATGgagatgaatatttatttatagaagacAAATGACAGATGAAAAGACGGGACGATTCCAAATAGATTCTTCAACAGTAATGTAATTATTACTGCATTTTAAAACTGGAAGAAGATAATAAcagaataaaacattaaaaatatataacgttattaaagatatattaaattattctattacgctacaaatataataatataatatatgtaatataaacCAATAACAAAATtccaaaaattaacttttgtaatgtataatattatacgtaaaaatttaatatttcattcctacttgttgtataaaaaaatgtcaaatatatCGTAGAAGGTTTAAAAGTTAGTAATTAACAGAAGATAAGCCAAAAAAAGTATTCAGTAGAAAATGTATATGGCATCCAATTCTGTTGTCAAAACTTAAAATCTGTCAACAGATAATTCCTTTgccatatttatattatttatgaaaagtaaatattatgaaaaatagacATTTAGAAATAATGTTATGAGAAAAAATATAGATATGTTATTTATGAGTGGCACAAGTTTAAAGAAGAATTCTTTTACACAAAAAAGAGGTTATTTACGACTTCCATTACATGATGCTACAAAATGAAATCAATTTCAGCAAGTTTTGATGTAGCTGGTAGTAATCTTtgttgacaaaaattgaaaaatgtcaacaatatCTTGTGCACcagcatataaaataatttaaattctaaataattaaactcAAAAGCGCATCATaatgttatcatgaaattgAACATAGAAGTTGAGGTTCAGATGAAATTAAAGATGAAATTTAACATAGAAGTTGATGTTCAGAGGAATTTAAAGACAACAAATAACGTAGACATATTACATCCCCAAAATGAAagtcataaaaataatagtctTGAAATAGAATAACTAAAAGTGGATCTCAAATCGCTGATTTTTCcttcttaatatttctttttaaaagctTCAATGGAACATTATCTTCTTCGATGGATTCAAGTGATACAGTCTTCTTTCCAGATTCTCTCTTATGTGAACTACTAGCATCATCGTTGGTTGGATTATCTTGGATTAGTTCAGGTGATTGGGATCCAGACTCAATTGTTTCTTTGGTAAATCGGACTAATAAATCCTACagtattaaaagtaaatttattaaaacaaaatcgaCATACCAAAATGAacacattattaaaattattaaagaaatcattgattttaaaaacatgaatataaGTTGTATACCTCTGAAATATTAACGGTGGACTCATTCACTAAACGCATTTTTTCCctgctaaactcaccatttctAGCATAAACATCCTTCAAATAGGTAGAAATAATGAGatgatagaaaagaaaaagatgactGCATTATAAAGAGattataatgtaaaaaatattatcttaaattacATCTTACCACAGATTTCAACGAAGAATCATTGAATTTGTCAATGATATCATCATCAACACATATTTTCTTCACTCTGAAAGACTGTTCAAGTTTGAAATTCTGATCGTTCCTACTTTCCACTTTAAAAAGCAGACTTCTATCAACTAACTCATCAAACTGCTTAGGCAAATTTCCAGAAGAATtcatctacaaaaaaaaaaagaattaaacattgtgtaattaaatatataagtggaCATATTGAAGAGTATACCTTATCATGAGCGTCTAACATATCAGCACAAGTTTTTTTGAAAAGGGTAGTTGCATCCCTATCAAAGAGGACAAATGTGGTTGAATCGGAAGAGTCCATAACTCGGATCTTAATCCTATATctgaaaattgataaataaatttcatcaacCAAAGTTGTAATTACCATGTTGttttaaattgacattaatattaaaaaacaattcgTTAACCTTGGAAAGACTTTTATAACATGCTTGTTACACTTCTCACAAAAGAACATCTTGGAATCTGGATAAACAGCTTTGTTGCACACACAAGTAGTATACCACCAGTCATCGTCAACCAAGATATGCTTAATTGTTCCAAACAATATGAAAGTGGTGacctttcaatataaaaaacattaatgaatGTATTATTGTGAATAAGAAAAATTGCACAatgatacaaaaatatattctaacCTCTTTACAATCTTTTAGACCTTGAATGTTGGTTCTAGGTGTAAGTGTTAAAAAGTCCTCTTCGACAGTATTTTTTGAAGTCTGAGAAAGTTGCGTTAATCCTTGAGAGGGAGATTCATTGTTCTCAAACATTCTGTGCAAAAGGAAATATAGTTATACTCATAAAAATTAGATATATTATTGAATGTATGTATATCTGAAATATCAAGTTCACGCAATCAAGGATAATTTGCATtacaaagtaaagaaaaaattgttagttgGAATAATATAGTGTATGTGATATCTGAAATATCAAAtacactatatttttaaatataaatttcgaATAAAAATTACCTTGATTTAAGTTCACATGCTTCCTTGAAGTTAACATTGTACTTAATACGGGTGCAGAACTtacaattttgaacttgaaccttatctatatttaaaaatatagtgtaTGTGAGAGTAACATGGAATAAGTAGTACAAACTactttgtaaaagtaataagaaaattttaccTTGAAAAGTTTTGACTTTCGCAAATTCTATACTTACAGCAGTATTTTGTACTTCTCCACTCGAAAGAAATACATTCAGTTCATCCacataaataccaaacaaaGTACACTCTATTCGAAACCTAAAAATTAAAGTGCAATATAATGTGATGTATAAAAAGGAATTTTATttggaaagaaatataaaaaggaATTTAATATAGTATAGATATACAATACCCATCGGCTTCTATTGctatgacatttaattttgttgtctttccaTCAACTTGCAATTCTCTTTCAGTCCCCACTCCGACCAGTAATCccaaaatatctaaaatgcatTGTATATGTGTTAAATCATATactttaacaaaaaatgtttattaataaaaaaattaatagttacgGAACTAAAAAGATTTACTTACCAACCAAATAATCAGTATCAAATGCAGTGGTTGTCAATAAAGACAAAGGTGTGTATTGTGGTTTAATATTAGGAACCAAATTAACATTAACCAAAGAAACTTTTGTACCAAACTGGAAATTTATCTTATAAGGGTGGTGTGTTGTTCTGTATATTCCAGAATTCGGAGCAACACTGAAGTTTTGTATGGCATAAACATGGCCTTCAGAAATgtcattttgaaatttgtaaattagagtACGTCTAATTGAAGCATGTATTTTAGAACCCTGAAACAGATAagaataacatttataaatttgagtATAAATATGTTTAGCATACCACTAtttaattcatacaaatttgtAAAGGAAAGTAGGTGTAATGgaagaatttaaagaataacaataataataacctcTTTGTCTTGAATAACGAACTCCATGGAAAAAGGACACCTCTGTTTAGTGAAATCAGGAACAAACCATGAACGAATGACCCTAGCGATAATATTCCAATTTTCCTTCTGGGGGCTTACTTCGCTTATGCTCTGGCTTTGGTTTGGAACTTCACAGAGAGACATGTTGAACTCAGAAGAACAATAttgaaaagtgaaaagtaaaaaagacCGGATTAGATTGGAGACATATTTATACTTACATACATAAATAAGGAACTAATAAGACAAAATTTTTATGCATACAACTAAAGTAAAGAAATAccaaaaaaaggttgaaataaTACCTTACTTCTCagattgtattttttattagtcaAAGGAgagtaaaaaaagttaaacgaTTAATCAAAACGTTGATATGGAAATTCTTGAAATGCTAGAAGAAAGCAAAAAGtagaatatattcaaataaggaCTCTTCAAACATGGTGTACGAACGTTTTGACAGAAGTCATGGGAATATATATTGGTCAACCCTGCAAATAACATCTATTGATGTCAGAAGGAATA
This region of Vigna unguiculata cultivar IT97K-499-35 chromosome 5, ASM411807v1, whole genome shotgun sequence genomic DNA includes:
- the LOC114184556 gene encoding uncharacterized protein LOC114184556, giving the protein MSLCEVPNQSQSISEVSPQKENWNIIARVIRSWFVPDFTKQRCPFSMEFVIQDKEGSKIHASIRRTLIYKFQNDISEGHVYAIQNFSVAPNSGIYRTTHHPYKINFQFGTKVSLVNVNLVPNIKPQYTPLSLLTTTAFDTDYLVDILGLLVGVGTERELQVDGKTTKLNVIAIEADGFRIECTLFGIYVDELNVFLSSGEVQNTAVSIEFAKVKTFQDKVQVQNCKFCTRIKYNVNFKEACELKSRMFENNESPSQGLTQLSQTSKNTVEEDFLTLTPRTNIQGLKDCKEVTTFILFGTIKHILVDDDWWYTTCVCNKAVYPDSKMFFCEKCNKHVIKVFPRYRIKIRVMDSSDSTTFVLFDRDATTLFKKTCADMLDAHDKMNSSGNLPKQFDELVDRSLLFKVESRNDQNFKLEQSFRVKKICVDDDIIDKFNDSSLKSVDVYARNGEFSREKMRLVNESTVNISEDLLVRFTKETIESGSQSPELIQDNPTNDDASSSHKRESGKKTVSLESIEEDNVPLKLLKRNIKKEKSAI